A region of Coccinella septempunctata chromosome 5, icCocSept1.1, whole genome shotgun sequence DNA encodes the following proteins:
- the LOC123314594 gene encoding GATOR complex protein Iml1 isoform X5, translating to MKLFRLFVHQKNFSEEDLIINPKDLPEAKKGDIVEIYHPPPESDKTKENEEENPRLLLQIKTLSEDLLPTKGVAKDTLSVEQSIATTFGLKIYKTVSVRIVNPADVALDSIELTFKDQYMGRSEMWRLKNYLKDTCMYMNKKLEFCGGAIRCQVYEMWAQGERVACGVLTEDTKIVFRSSTSMVYLFLQMSSEMWDFDIYGDLYYEKAVHGFLADLFAKWKKHGSNHEVTIVLFSRTFYEATSLEEFPQHMRECLQKDYKGRFYEDFYRVAVQNEKYDDWCGILVQLRKIFSEYLKIVLEYHSRPDVTIPPATNSTAAQGNFLEVLNMSLNVFEKHYLDRSFDRTGQLSVVVTPGVGVFEVDRELTNITKQRIIDNGVGSDLVCVGEQPLHAVPLLKFHNKDAHKNVPDDYSMPHWINLSFYSSNKKIPHSNFVPRIKLPPISKTKTKVVPEDEYIHKSFFDYDAYDAQIFQQPPAHSISEVHTVQSKLSYRYKRSSGSLLNDEEAAKFKRKLSDPDMQQKGSSINRSEPIAIPPALTSPVISPPNEMDRDKEISPPIRMVVGSEGSPPLESKALINPFDPTHVTIKLTSNRRRWTHIFPKGPTGVLIQQHHYQAVPAQPQEDKPKTATDNSSFCMTEALHEYLKKKPNISTPGNNTSGPSKNPSKSTLLWGATGEQEWTPALTTVNEVLIGVDWKSLTIPACLPITTDYFPDERALNLDYVVSLYSLVPDSVSADFAQQRPTYRKLLTTEEVFRELISQRLAQGFQLIVMENNEKSNNSLACKQSVVRTTTTENENSYFLSIGRLFHKIYLSGNAIFVTRYRPRHPYPGFKYQYRYRFHAPHHDKYEESYALFTTEKLEHYNWNYLDHYICTGGDSEFVLVEALKYWRFRVYLVPANNPATKKIIEGHPHFNIYTLPTATDYQNMVEGFLKFLETAINKIKRTQICKKPRTTSRSGDRFVPTSFRSGSKVDRSRTATVAQDTGTSESQGVDVFSEESSSNSCPVLKSSASNQEILEAMKHPLNGVSFINMQQNLPSYTFVAAEAVTWLITHMEGSINVEKAVQIMQGLHSENIICHASGNRGKMFEFGFYLFYICGLNDKEDKDAFQPNGDLTTFENEWLEVEIKSALHWGIQQTPTNLSPTLYTTGEYGVPHFLCEDINVDYAEEDIKGPLFRRMRLETDVSNKSDRVEWGHVKYQTVFRPDQAYEFIIEWLTSSGSIIAELLNSWNRKAQSCGLQMIPIPHDPLALPYSDKSDPLRGPIYIPLNTNCLQKDDQLFKDFPEDTAAERLFLFQEAIVQRFGFLNCHSETTNSSSSSSREHHYVHCTGAVFVLFSCTSTRSRSRVTSMSKGRASGRYSVHADIVPSPHEAYITRHVSGKNKDDYDNSRKLGYLWSWNHMVSKRWRSNQAVDNNYLTRMLKDFREFCSNVDNRLQAFLDECWEVKVAASAKNISL from the exons atgaaattatttcgcTTATTTGTTCATCAAAAAAACTTTAGTG AGGAAGACCTAATCATAAATCCAAAAGATCTTCCGGAAGCCAAAAAAGGTGATATTGTGGAAATATATCATCCACCACCAGAAAGTgataaaacgaaagaaaatgaAGAGGAGAACCCCAGATTACTTTTACAAATCAAAACGTTATCTGAAGATTTATTACCCACCAAAGGAGTCGCTAAGG ATACTTTGAGTGTGGAGCAAAGTATAGCAACAACATTTGGCTTGAAAATTTATAAAACTGTTTCTGTAAGAATTGTCAATCCAGCTGATGTAGCCTTAGATTCTATTGAATTGACTTTCAAAGATCAATATATGGGGAGGTCAGAGATGTGGAGACTGAAGAATTATTTG AAAGATACCTGCATgtacatgaataaaaaattagaattttgcGGTGGAGCCATTCGGTGCCAAGTGTATGAAATGTGGGCACAGGGTGAAAGGGTAGCTTGTGGAGTTCTCACTGAAGATACCAAAATTGTTTTTCGATCATCAACTTCAATGGTGTACCTTTTCCTACAAATGTCATCTGAAATGTGGGATTTTGATATCTATGGGGACCTTTATTATGAGAAGGCAGTGCATGGATTTTTGGCTGATTTGTTTGCTAAGTGGAAAAAACACGGCAGTAATCACGAGGTTACCATTGTTTTATTTTCAAGAACATTTTATGAGGCAACAAGCTTAGAAGAATTTCCCCAGCATATGCGAGAATGCTTACAGAAAGACTACAAGGGTCGATTCTATGAAGATTTTTATCG TGTGGctgttcaaaatgaaaaatatgatgatTGGTGTGGAATTTTGGTCCAGTtgaggaaaatattttctgagtatttgaaaattgttctaGAGTATCATTCCAGACCTGATGTAACTATACCTCCAGCGACAAATAGCACTGCTGCTCAAGGCAATTTTCTTGAAGTGCTCAATATGTCTCTTAATG TGTTTGAAAAACATTATCTTGACAGAAGTTTCGATAGAACTGGGCAATTGAGTGTTGTCGTAACACCAGGTGTTGGAGTTTTTGAAGTAGATAGGGAACTCACAAATATAACTAAACAAAGAATAATTGATAATGGTGTTGGAAGTGATCTTGTTTGTGTAGGAGAACAACCGTTACATGCAGTTCCACTCTTGAAG TTTCACAATAAAGATGCACACAAAAATGTACCCGATGATTACTCAATGCCTCACTGGATAAACCTTTCTTTCTATTCATCGAACAAGAAAATTCCGCATTCAAATTTTGTGCCTCGAATCAAGTTACCTCCTATTTCGAAAACCAAAACAAAAGTCGTGCCGGAGGATGAATATATTCACAAATCCTTTTTTGACTACGATGCCTATGACGCTCAGATATTTCAACAGCCACCTGCTCATTCTATTTCTGAAGTACA TACTGTTCAGAGTAAACTGAGCTATCGCTATAAACGTAGTTCTGGCAGTTTATTGAATGATGAAGAAGCTGCCAAATTCAAACGTAAGTTGTCAGATCCCGACATGCAGCAAAAAGGTAGCTCAATAAACAGGTCAGAACCAATAGCGATACCTCCAGCTCTTACAAGTCCTGTTATTTCTCCACCAAACGAAA tgGATAGAGATAAAGAAATATCTCCACCTATTCGTATGGTGGTAGGTTCCGAAGGATCTCCACCGCTTGAATCTAAAGCACTCATCAACCCTTTCGATCCAACACACGTTACGATAAAGTTAACGTCGAACCGTAGAAGATGGACTCATATATTTCCCAAAG gGCCTACTGGTGTTCTCATACAGCAACATCACTATCAAGCGGTTCCAGCTCAACCGCAAGAAGATAAGCCAAAAACTGCTACTGATAATTCATCTTTTTGTATGACTGAAGCTTTGCATGAAT ATCTCAAAAAAAAACCGAATATTTCAACCCCAGGAAATAATACCTCCGGGCCATCAAAAAACCCAAGCAAAAGCACACTTCTTTGGGGTGCAACAGGGGAGCAAGAGTGGACCCCTGCATTAACCACAG TCAATGAAGTGCTCATAG GTGTGGATTGGAAATCTCTCACTATCCCAGCATGTTTGCCAATAACAACAGATTACTTTCCGGATGAGAGAGCTTTGAACCTAGATTACGTTGTTTCGCTGTATAGCTTAGTGCCAGATAGTGTGTCTGCCGATTTCGCTCAGCAGAGGCCTACATATAGAAAGCTCTTGACTACAGAAGAAGTATTCAGGGAATTAATCTCTCAAAGATTGGCCCAAGGTTTCCAATTGATAGTTATGGAAAATAATGAGAAATCCAATAATTCGCTGGCTTGCAAACAAAGTGTTGTTAGAACAACCACAACGGAAAATGAAAATTCTTACTTTTTGTCCATTGGTAGACTTTTCCACAAAATATATCTATCAGGAAATGCTATATTCGTCACTAGATATAGACCCAG GCATCCCTATCCAGGTTTTAAATATCAATATAGGTACAGATTTCACGCTCCACATCATGATAAATATGAAGAATCCTACGCCTTGTTCACAACCGAGAAGTTGGAACATTATAATTGGAACTACTTGGATCATTACATCTGCACAGGAGGAGATTCTGAGTTTGTTTTAGTGGAAGCTTTGAAATATTGGAG ATTTAGAGTTTACCTCGTACCGGCCAATAATCCagcaacgaaaaaaattatcgaaGGACATCCCCATTTCAATATTTACACCTTACCCACCGCCACAGACTATCAAAATATGGTAGAGGGTTTCTTGAAGTTCCTTGAAACAgccataaataaaataaaaaggaCGCAAATTTGCAAAAAACCAAGG ACTACATCACGATCTGGTGATAGATTTGTACCGACATCTTTTAG ATCTGGATCGAAAGTAGATCGTAGCAGAACAGCCACAGTGGCCCAAGATACCGGTACCTCAGAATCACAGGGGGTCGATGTTTTCTCAGAAGAAAG CTCATCCAATTCCTGTCCGGTTCTGAAGTCGTCCGCTTCAAATCAAGAAATCCTCGAAGCCATGAAACATCCTTTAAACGGAGTATCTTTCATCAACATGCAGCAGAACCTACCGAGTTATACATTTGTAGCAGCTGAAGCTGTTACATGGCTGATAACTCACATGGAGGGTTCGATAAACGTTGAGAAGGCAGTTCAGATCATGCAGGGTCTTCATAGTGAGAATATCATTTGCCACGCATCAGGAAATAGGGGAAAGATGTTCGAGTTTGGTTTTTATCTCTTTTATATTTGTGGTCTCAATGATAAAG AGGATAAAGATGCTTTTCAACCGAATGGAGACCTCACCACTTTTGAGAATGAGTGGTTGGAGGTGGAGATCAAATCGGCCTTGCATTGGGGCATACAACAGACGCCGACGAATCTGAGCCCTACTCTCTACACCACTGGTGAATATGGGGTACCACACTTCTTGTGCGAGGACATCAACGTGGATTATGCGGAGGAAGACATAAAAG GCCCACTCTTCAGAAGGATGAGATTGGAAACTGACGTGTCGAATAAAAGTGATAGAGTTGAATGGGGGCATGTTAAGTATCAAACTGTCTTCAGGCCTGATCAAGCATATGAATTCATAATAGAATGGTTGACATCTTCCGGTTCTATCATAGCAGAACTT TTGAATAGTTGGAATCGTAAAGCTCAGAGTTGTGGTCTACAAATGATACCTATTCCTCATGATCCATTGGCGCTCCCTTATTCTGACAAATCTGATCCGTTGAGAGGGCCTATATATATTCCATTAAATACAAACTGTCTTCAGAAAGACGATCAGCTCTTTAAAG ATTTTCCAGAAGATACAGCCGCAGAACGATTATTCCTTTTCCAAGAAGCTATTGTGCAACGGTTCGGTTTCTTGAATTGCCATTCTGAAACCACCAATTCTAGTAGTTCATCATCCAGAGAGCATCACTACGTGCATTGCACAGGGGcagtttttgttttgttctcgTGTACATCGACCAGATCTAGGAGCAGAGTTACCTCCATGAGCAAAGGTAGAGCCAGTGGTAGATATTCCGTACATGCAGATATAGTACCCAGTCCCCATGAGGCGTACATCACGAGACATGTGAGCGGAAAGAATAAAGACGACTATGATAACTCTAGAAAA TTGGGGTACCTATGGTCCTGGAACCATATGGTTAGTAAGAGATGGCGCTCAAACCAGGCTGTTGATAATAATTATCTTACAAGGATGCTGAAGGATTTCAGGGAGTTCTGTTCGAACGTAGACAATAGACTGCAAGCATTTTTGGATGAATGTTGGGAAGTAAAAGTGGCAGCTTCTGCGAAAAATATCTCACTTTGA
- the LOC123314594 gene encoding GATOR complex protein Iml1 isoform X2 — MKLFRLFVHQKNFSEEDLIINPKDLPEAKKGDIVEIYHPPPESDKTKENEEENPRLLLQIKTLSEDLLPTKGVAKDTLSVEQSIATTFGLKIYKTVSVRIVNPADVALDSIELTFKDQYMGRSEMWRLKNYLKDTCMYMNKKLEFCGGAIRCQVYEMWAQGERVACGVLTEDTKIVFRSSTSMVYLFLQMSSEMWDFDIYGDLYYEKAVHGFLADLFAKWKKHGSNHEVTIVLFSRTFYEATSLEEFPQHMRECLQKDYKGRFYEDFYRVAVQNEKYDDWCGILVQLRKIFSEYLKIVLEYHSRPDVTIPPATNSTAAQGNFLEVLNMSLNVFEKHYLDRSFDRTGQLSVVVTPGVGVFEVDRELTNITKQRIIDNGVGSDLVCVGEQPLHAVPLLKFHNKDAHKNVPDDYSMPHWINLSFYSSNKKIPHSNFVPRIKLPPISKTKTKVVPEDEYIHKSFFDYDAYDAQIFQQPPAHSISEVHTVQSKLSYRYKRSSGSLLNDEEAAKFKRKLSDPDMQQKGSSINRSEPIAIPPALTSPVISPPNEMDRDKEISPPIRMVVGSEGSPPLESKALINPFDPTHVTIKLTSNRRRWTHIFPKGPTGVLIQQHHYQAVPAQPQEDKPKTATDNSSFCMTEALHEYLKKKPNISTPGNNTSGPSKNPSKSTLLWGATGEQEWTPALTTGVDWKSLTIPACLPITTDYFPDERALNLDYVVSLYSLVPDSVSADFAQQRPTYRKLLTTEEVFRELISQRLAQGFQLIVMENNEKSNNSLACKQSVVRTTTTENENSYFLSIGRLFHKIYLSGNAIFVTRYRPRHPYPGFKYQYRYRFHAPHHDKYEESYALFTTEKLEHYNWNYLDHYICTGGDSEFVLVEALKYWRFRVYLVPANNPATKKIIEGHPHFNIYTLPTATDYQNMVEGFLKFLETAINKIKRTQICKKPRMSLNITNNAPLLQPRRNSMSNFLQNMNSSPFRERMDSNRMPDRPRLRSGSKVDRSRTATVAQDTGTSESQGVDVFSEESSSNSCPVLKSSASNQEILEAMKHPLNGVSFINMQQNLPSYTFVAAEAVTWLITHMEGSINVEKAVQIMQGLHSENIICHASGNRGKMFEFGFYLFYICGLNDKEDKDAFQPNGDLTTFENEWLEVEIKSALHWGIQQTPTNLSPTLYTTGEYGVPHFLCEDINVDYAEEDIKGPLFRRMRLETDVSNKSDRVEWGHVKYQTVFRPDQAYEFIIEWLTSSGSIIAELLNSWNRKAQSCGLQMIPIPHDPLALPYSDKSDPLRGPIYIPLNTNCLQKDDQLFKDFPEDTAAERLFLFQEAIVQRFGFLNCHSETTNSSSSSSREHHYVHCTGAVFVLFSCTSTRSRSRVTSMSKGRASGRYSVHADIVPSPHEAYITRHVSGKNKDDYDNSRKLGYLWSWNHMVSKRWRSNQAVDNNYLTRMLKDFREFCSNVDNRLQAFLDECWEVKVAASAKNISL; from the exons atgaaattatttcgcTTATTTGTTCATCAAAAAAACTTTAGTG AGGAAGACCTAATCATAAATCCAAAAGATCTTCCGGAAGCCAAAAAAGGTGATATTGTGGAAATATATCATCCACCACCAGAAAGTgataaaacgaaagaaaatgaAGAGGAGAACCCCAGATTACTTTTACAAATCAAAACGTTATCTGAAGATTTATTACCCACCAAAGGAGTCGCTAAGG ATACTTTGAGTGTGGAGCAAAGTATAGCAACAACATTTGGCTTGAAAATTTATAAAACTGTTTCTGTAAGAATTGTCAATCCAGCTGATGTAGCCTTAGATTCTATTGAATTGACTTTCAAAGATCAATATATGGGGAGGTCAGAGATGTGGAGACTGAAGAATTATTTG AAAGATACCTGCATgtacatgaataaaaaattagaattttgcGGTGGAGCCATTCGGTGCCAAGTGTATGAAATGTGGGCACAGGGTGAAAGGGTAGCTTGTGGAGTTCTCACTGAAGATACCAAAATTGTTTTTCGATCATCAACTTCAATGGTGTACCTTTTCCTACAAATGTCATCTGAAATGTGGGATTTTGATATCTATGGGGACCTTTATTATGAGAAGGCAGTGCATGGATTTTTGGCTGATTTGTTTGCTAAGTGGAAAAAACACGGCAGTAATCACGAGGTTACCATTGTTTTATTTTCAAGAACATTTTATGAGGCAACAAGCTTAGAAGAATTTCCCCAGCATATGCGAGAATGCTTACAGAAAGACTACAAGGGTCGATTCTATGAAGATTTTTATCG TGTGGctgttcaaaatgaaaaatatgatgatTGGTGTGGAATTTTGGTCCAGTtgaggaaaatattttctgagtatttgaaaattgttctaGAGTATCATTCCAGACCTGATGTAACTATACCTCCAGCGACAAATAGCACTGCTGCTCAAGGCAATTTTCTTGAAGTGCTCAATATGTCTCTTAATG TGTTTGAAAAACATTATCTTGACAGAAGTTTCGATAGAACTGGGCAATTGAGTGTTGTCGTAACACCAGGTGTTGGAGTTTTTGAAGTAGATAGGGAACTCACAAATATAACTAAACAAAGAATAATTGATAATGGTGTTGGAAGTGATCTTGTTTGTGTAGGAGAACAACCGTTACATGCAGTTCCACTCTTGAAG TTTCACAATAAAGATGCACACAAAAATGTACCCGATGATTACTCAATGCCTCACTGGATAAACCTTTCTTTCTATTCATCGAACAAGAAAATTCCGCATTCAAATTTTGTGCCTCGAATCAAGTTACCTCCTATTTCGAAAACCAAAACAAAAGTCGTGCCGGAGGATGAATATATTCACAAATCCTTTTTTGACTACGATGCCTATGACGCTCAGATATTTCAACAGCCACCTGCTCATTCTATTTCTGAAGTACA TACTGTTCAGAGTAAACTGAGCTATCGCTATAAACGTAGTTCTGGCAGTTTATTGAATGATGAAGAAGCTGCCAAATTCAAACGTAAGTTGTCAGATCCCGACATGCAGCAAAAAGGTAGCTCAATAAACAGGTCAGAACCAATAGCGATACCTCCAGCTCTTACAAGTCCTGTTATTTCTCCACCAAACGAAA tgGATAGAGATAAAGAAATATCTCCACCTATTCGTATGGTGGTAGGTTCCGAAGGATCTCCACCGCTTGAATCTAAAGCACTCATCAACCCTTTCGATCCAACACACGTTACGATAAAGTTAACGTCGAACCGTAGAAGATGGACTCATATATTTCCCAAAG gGCCTACTGGTGTTCTCATACAGCAACATCACTATCAAGCGGTTCCAGCTCAACCGCAAGAAGATAAGCCAAAAACTGCTACTGATAATTCATCTTTTTGTATGACTGAAGCTTTGCATGAAT ATCTCAAAAAAAAACCGAATATTTCAACCCCAGGAAATAATACCTCCGGGCCATCAAAAAACCCAAGCAAAAGCACACTTCTTTGGGGTGCAACAGGGGAGCAAGAGTGGACCCCTGCATTAACCACAG GTGTGGATTGGAAATCTCTCACTATCCCAGCATGTTTGCCAATAACAACAGATTACTTTCCGGATGAGAGAGCTTTGAACCTAGATTACGTTGTTTCGCTGTATAGCTTAGTGCCAGATAGTGTGTCTGCCGATTTCGCTCAGCAGAGGCCTACATATAGAAAGCTCTTGACTACAGAAGAAGTATTCAGGGAATTAATCTCTCAAAGATTGGCCCAAGGTTTCCAATTGATAGTTATGGAAAATAATGAGAAATCCAATAATTCGCTGGCTTGCAAACAAAGTGTTGTTAGAACAACCACAACGGAAAATGAAAATTCTTACTTTTTGTCCATTGGTAGACTTTTCCACAAAATATATCTATCAGGAAATGCTATATTCGTCACTAGATATAGACCCAG GCATCCCTATCCAGGTTTTAAATATCAATATAGGTACAGATTTCACGCTCCACATCATGATAAATATGAAGAATCCTACGCCTTGTTCACAACCGAGAAGTTGGAACATTATAATTGGAACTACTTGGATCATTACATCTGCACAGGAGGAGATTCTGAGTTTGTTTTAGTGGAAGCTTTGAAATATTGGAG ATTTAGAGTTTACCTCGTACCGGCCAATAATCCagcaacgaaaaaaattatcgaaGGACATCCCCATTTCAATATTTACACCTTACCCACCGCCACAGACTATCAAAATATGGTAGAGGGTTTCTTGAAGTTCCTTGAAACAgccataaataaaataaaaaggaCGCAAATTTGCAAAAAACCAAGG ATGTCTTTGAACATAACAAACAACGCACCTCTTCTCCAACCAAGACGCAATAGTATGAGCAATTTCTTACAG AATATGAACAGTTCCCCTTTCCGTGAACGTATGGACAGTAACCGGATGCCTGATAGACCTCGGCTCAG ATCTGGATCGAAAGTAGATCGTAGCAGAACAGCCACAGTGGCCCAAGATACCGGTACCTCAGAATCACAGGGGGTCGATGTTTTCTCAGAAGAAAG CTCATCCAATTCCTGTCCGGTTCTGAAGTCGTCCGCTTCAAATCAAGAAATCCTCGAAGCCATGAAACATCCTTTAAACGGAGTATCTTTCATCAACATGCAGCAGAACCTACCGAGTTATACATTTGTAGCAGCTGAAGCTGTTACATGGCTGATAACTCACATGGAGGGTTCGATAAACGTTGAGAAGGCAGTTCAGATCATGCAGGGTCTTCATAGTGAGAATATCATTTGCCACGCATCAGGAAATAGGGGAAAGATGTTCGAGTTTGGTTTTTATCTCTTTTATATTTGTGGTCTCAATGATAAAG AGGATAAAGATGCTTTTCAACCGAATGGAGACCTCACCACTTTTGAGAATGAGTGGTTGGAGGTGGAGATCAAATCGGCCTTGCATTGGGGCATACAACAGACGCCGACGAATCTGAGCCCTACTCTCTACACCACTGGTGAATATGGGGTACCACACTTCTTGTGCGAGGACATCAACGTGGATTATGCGGAGGAAGACATAAAAG GCCCACTCTTCAGAAGGATGAGATTGGAAACTGACGTGTCGAATAAAAGTGATAGAGTTGAATGGGGGCATGTTAAGTATCAAACTGTCTTCAGGCCTGATCAAGCATATGAATTCATAATAGAATGGTTGACATCTTCCGGTTCTATCATAGCAGAACTT TTGAATAGTTGGAATCGTAAAGCTCAGAGTTGTGGTCTACAAATGATACCTATTCCTCATGATCCATTGGCGCTCCCTTATTCTGACAAATCTGATCCGTTGAGAGGGCCTATATATATTCCATTAAATACAAACTGTCTTCAGAAAGACGATCAGCTCTTTAAAG ATTTTCCAGAAGATACAGCCGCAGAACGATTATTCCTTTTCCAAGAAGCTATTGTGCAACGGTTCGGTTTCTTGAATTGCCATTCTGAAACCACCAATTCTAGTAGTTCATCATCCAGAGAGCATCACTACGTGCATTGCACAGGGGcagtttttgttttgttctcgTGTACATCGACCAGATCTAGGAGCAGAGTTACCTCCATGAGCAAAGGTAGAGCCAGTGGTAGATATTCCGTACATGCAGATATAGTACCCAGTCCCCATGAGGCGTACATCACGAGACATGTGAGCGGAAAGAATAAAGACGACTATGATAACTCTAGAAAA TTGGGGTACCTATGGTCCTGGAACCATATGGTTAGTAAGAGATGGCGCTCAAACCAGGCTGTTGATAATAATTATCTTACAAGGATGCTGAAGGATTTCAGGGAGTTCTGTTCGAACGTAGACAATAGACTGCAAGCATTTTTGGATGAATGTTGGGAAGTAAAAGTGGCAGCTTCTGCGAAAAATATCTCACTTTGA